In one Ochotona princeps isolate mOchPri1 chromosome 16, mOchPri1.hap1, whole genome shotgun sequence genomic region, the following are encoded:
- the CALM3 gene encoding calmodulin-3 — protein sequence MADQLTEEQIAEFKEAFSLFDKDGDGTITTKELGTVMRSLGQNPTEAELQDMINEVDADGNGTIDFPEFLTMMARKMKDTDSEEEIREAFRVFDKDGNGYISAAELRHVMTNLGEKLTDEEVDEMIREADIDGDGQVNYEEFVQMMTAK from the exons ATG GCTGACCAGCTGACGGAGGAACAGATTGCAG AGTTCAAGGAGGCGTTTTCCCTCTTCGATAAGGATGGAGACGGCACCATCACCACCAAGGAGCTGGGGACTGTGATGAGATCCCTGGGGCAGAACCCCACTGAGGCTGAACTACAGGACATGATCAATGAGGTGGACGCCGACG GAAATGGGACCATTGACTTCCCAGAGTTCCTGACCATGATGGCCAGAAAGATGAAGGACACGGACAGTGAGGAGGAGATCCGGGAGGCATTCCGCGTGTTTGACAAG GACGGGAACGGCTACATCAGTGCTGCCGAGCTGCGCCACGTGATGACGAACCTTGGCGAGAAGCTGACGGACGAGGAGGTGGACGAGATGATCCGGGAGGCGGACATCGATGGGGACGGCCAGGTCAACTATGAAG aGTTTGTACAGATGATGACCGCGAAGTGA